A genome region from Fusarium musae strain F31 chromosome 5, whole genome shotgun sequence includes the following:
- a CDS encoding hypothetical protein (MEROPS:MER0000865~EggNog:ENOG41~BUSCO:EOG092604S1) produces MSWDERHSQESCNFQQGQWPPSDARFPWHHLVWVGQESQSSPLVKIDDRQRNKYYPLVACEPFACSAGPCTFSVTLEISKPRMAREWIDLLLDHDTIRKNVRRAKEQDPDRYAAANDDWALQAPLNLNTYLKNIIEATSHENARSISKRNKRFFVLFGTSCFEMFRQLEFEETIDVAEDGVDGGTFTPPIPPQSDNPSGATDLGTYRAYIEDVRSEVQCIIIIHRGGQPAELCTPGIHADLGCAEVPNMEYVFVNLARYEILGVLPNQSKEIVVNAYKRQWEIIPDKRKELIEALVSIGNDLNDEQLTEYATTQSSIFESQVQTQPNSDDRELTSEALLFFELQPLNEYKAQSIVQAFRRKVAQDPSCATTARNMLMLISRASSDDNYTAELVMEYGEGFSLVTAKEILGLSDASGFGPDTLDDVKEKIQNAKDKDAKTTYLEAMEKIAEHTNSTGLKSAVGELREMHGIVASGERSAAGASAQATNFDLPVGLENIGNTCYLNSLLQYLFTVKPVRDVVINYDKFKLELTDEKIKERLLGGNKMQLDRGEAVVAQAFVQELSDLFNNLEKSDKVATRPSQRLANAVLLSTGTLLKETKSSVEATTESKPPPLPTRPPPGPPAKENNDVEMISATANDNRDSVDTASTVSSQTLVEEDSDRSYEKVETSPTTTEDQVIDTVMEVGQDEDVVKISRTSDKSMEILEVVETSKNGTSQDIVSTDVNMPDAGEPQTVDHKVLTALEHQNRSSGTDQQDVEEVMGSIINRLQAAIRPSFVDESTGIQFEEIMKTFFVTTINYTKKFDDKTYQKEISFDRSITAFPAPKGSCSLYEALGRNFDQQIIEEDKLSRYTAIQTLPPVLHVLIQRSQSIGSKNGNPVLIPEILYLDRYMDAPHDSPIFRERVKSWAIASRISDIEASKAAVESMSPTGPILESIAQEEEAKCSIAAATEDSEMTDGVKIVEEDWSFDGTVDDDYLLVGRPSVNSVTSAGLPSRPKDIKDTETAVREMMDSELKDKKVALEDYYSNLKSNPYRLHAVICHRGQLLSGHYWVWIYDFEQDVWRKYNDSNVEVKRSTAEVLNALSTSGEPYFLCYVRDEDKETYVDVPRRQRPAPPSDTSSENLDADGDITVTNSEPPKTSGSPQELPPAYSEQKID; encoded by the exons ATGTCATGGGACGAGCGACACTCTCAAGAATCATGCAACTTTCAACAGGGGCAGTGGCCTCCGAGTGATGCGAGATTCCCCTGGCATCATCTTGTTTGGGTTGGTCAAGAGTCGCAATCTTCGCCACTCGTTAAGATTGATGACAGACAACGAAACAAGTATTACCCGCTCGTTGCTTGCGAGCCTTTTGCATGCTCGGCCGGCCCATGTACGTTCTCCGTCACGCTGGAAATCTCGAAACCTCGTATGGCTCGCGAATGGATTGACTTATTACTTGACCACGATACCATTCGCAAGAATGTGCGCCGTGCTAAGGAACAGGATCCGGACCGTTACGCCGCAGCAAATGATGACTGGGCACTGCAAGCTCCTCTGAACCTGAACACATACCTCAAGAACATAATTGAGGCCACTTCACATGAGAACGCGAGGAGCATTTCCAAAAGGAATAAGCGATTCTTTGTACTTTTCGGGACTTCATGTTTTGAAATGTTCAGACAACTCGAATTCGAGGAAACAATTGATGTAGCggaagatggagttgatggaGGGACTTTCACACCACCGATCCCTCCTCAGTCAGATAACCCTTCTGGGGCTACCGATTTAGGTACATATCGAGCATATATCGAAGATGTGAGATCTGAGGTTCAGTGCATTATCATTATACACAGAGGCGGTCAGCCTGCTGAGTTATGCACTCCTGGTATACATGCCGATTTGGGATGTGCAGAGGTACCGAACATGGAATATGTCTTCGTGAACCTTGCGCGTTATGAGATCCTGGGAGTTTTGCCAAATCAGTCGAAGGAGATTGTTGTCAATGCTTACAAGAGACAGTGGGAAATTATTCCTGATAAACGAAAAGAGCTCATTGAGGCTCTCGTGAGTATTGGAAATGATCTTAACGACGAACAGCTCACTGAATACGCTACCACTCAATCATCAATCTTCGAGAGCCAAGTACAAACTCAACCAAACAGTGACGATCGCGAGTTGACGAGCGAGGCTTTGCTATTCTTCGAGCTGCAGCCTCTGAACGAATACAAGGCACAATCCATCGTTCAAGCATTCCGACGAAAGGTGGCGCAAGATCCCAGCTGTGCTACCACCGCCCGAAatatgttgatgctgatctCTCGAGCATCATCCGATGATAACTACACGGCagagttggtgatggagtATGGGGAGGGTTTCTCTTTAGTCACGGCGAAAGAGATTCTTGGCTTGAGTGATGCCAGTGGCTTTGGGCCTGATACGTTGGACGATGTCAAAGAAAAG ATTCAAAACGCCAAAgacaaggatgccaagacAACTTACTTGGAGGCTATGGAGAAGATTGCGGAGCACACGAATTCAACCGGTCTCAAAAGCGCAGTTGGAGAACTGAGAGAAATGCATGGTATTGTAGCTTCTGGTGAAAGGAGCGCCGCCGGCGCCTCCGCACAAGCTACGAACTTTGATCTTCCGGTTGGGCTGGAGAATATTGGAAATACGTGCTATCTCAACAGCCTTTTGCAATATCTTTTTACTGTCAAACCAGTTCGAGATGTCGTTATCAACTATGACAAGTTTAAGCTCGAGTTGACGGATGAGAAAATCAAGGAGCGATTGCTTGGTGGTAACAAAATGCAGCTGGATCGTGGcgaagctgttgttgctcAGGCTT TTGTACAGGAGCTTTCAGATCTATTCAACAATCTTGAAAAATCCGACAAGGTAGCAACGCGTCCGTCTCAGAGGCTCGCCAACGCTGTGCTATTGTCCACCGGCACGCTCCTCAAGGAAACGAAGAGCTCTGTCGAAGCAACAACTGAATCTAAGCCGCCACCACTTCCTACTCGACCACCCCCTGGACCCCCAGCAAAGGAAAACAACGACGTGGAGATGATTTCTGCAACCGCCAATGATAACCGCGACTCAGTTGATACAGCTAGCACAGTCAGCTCGCAAACACTCGTCGAAGAGGATTCAGACCGTTCTTATGAGAAAGTGGAGACCTCTCCAACTACCACTGAAGATCAGGTAATTGACACAGTGATGGAGGTTGGACAAGATGAGGATGTCGTTAAAATCAGTCGAACGAGTGATAAGTCCATGGAAATTCTCGAGGTTGTCGAAACATCGAAGAACGGCACTTCCCAGGATATTGTGTCTACTGATGTCAACATGCCGGATGCCGGGGAGCCACAAACGGTCGACCATAAGGTACTGACTGCCCTGGAACACCAGAATAGGTCTTCTGGTACCGACCAGCAGGATGTAGAAGAGGTGATGggcagcatcatcaatcgtCTCCAAGCCGCTATCCGCCCATCGTTTGTTGACGAGTCAACCGGTATTCAATTCGAAGAGATCATGAAAACTTTCTTCGTTACCACCATTAATTACACCAAGAAGTTTGACGACAAGACTTATCAAAAAGAAATTAGTTTTGATCGGTCTATTACTGCATTCCCTGCTCCCAAAGGTTCATGCTCACTATACGAAGCCCTTGGACGAAATTTCGACCAGCAAATTATTGAAGAAGACAAACTTTCACGATATACAGCTATCCAGACGCTACCGCCTGTTCTGCACGTACTCATTCAAAGGTCGCAGTCTATAGGGAGCAAGAACGGCAACCCCGTACTAATTCCTGAAATACTATACCTCGACCGATACATGGATGCCCCCCACGACTCCCCGATCTTCAGAGAAAGAGTCAAGAGTTGGGCCATCGCCAGCCGCATATCTGACATCGAAGCCTCCAAGGCTGCAGTTGAGAGCATGAGTCCAACTGGACCCATTCTCGAGAGCATTgcacaagaagaggaagccaaaTGCAGTATTGCAGCTGCCACAGAAGACAGTGAAATGACAGATGGTGTGAAGATCGTGGAAGAGGACTGGAGTTTCGATGGGACGGTTGATGACGACtatcttcttgttggccGACCCAGCGTAAACTCAGTGACCTCGGCTGGCCTACCTTCCAGGCCAAAAGACATCAAAGACACCGAGACCGCTGTTCGGGAGATGATGGATTCTGAgctcaaagacaagaaggtAGCTCTGGAAGATTACTACTCCAATTTGAAGAGCAATCCGTACCGGCTCCATGCAGTCATATGCCATCGTGGCCAGCTGTTATCTGGTCACTATTGGGTATGGATTTACGACTTTGAACAGGATGTTTGGCGCAAATACAATGATTCCAATGTCGAGGTCAAACGCAGCACAGCTGAAGTTTTAAATGCATTGAGTACCAGTGGAGAGCCATACTTTCTTTGCTACGTCCGCgatgaagacaaagagaCTTACGTCGACGTACCTCGGCGTCAAagaccagcaccaccatcaGATACCTCGTCGGAAAACCTCGACGCTGATGGAGATATAACAGTCACCAACAGCGAACCGCCAAAGACCTCGGGGTCACCTCAGGAGCTTCCGCCCGCATATTCGGAGCAAAAGATTGACTAG
- a CDS encoding hypothetical protein (EggNog:ENOG41~CAZy:AA11): MFAKAFTIATLASFASAHMLMANPKPYGNPNNSPLEADGSDFPCKGKVNDGSGDNVYKQGSTQELSFIGQAVHGGGSCQVSITTDKNPTKDSVWKVIKSIEGGCPSRTATGNLGGNADAPNPDKYDFTIPKELAAGEYTLAWTWFNHVGNREMYMNCAAITVEGSGGSKDLLNSLPDMFVANIGNKCETLPDTDLAFPNPGKDVSKLKSKLEGPSGTGCQKAGSGSGSGSGGSDGGSDGGDSQPSTPVAAPTTNNGAQPTQPAPTPAPSAGNGSGAGSGSGDGSNGTPEIPGGAFITVSQPSASQPTATQAPATPETPTDGSGSGEGSGSGDGNQDGGSGSGSGGFAAGTACTNEGEWNCIGGSTFQRCASGAWTATQQLSSGVSCTPGQGADISMTTKRGKRNMRRAQRA, translated from the coding sequence ATGTTCGCAAAGGCTTTCACTATCGCCACTCTGGCTTCCTTCGCCAGTGCTCATATGCTTATGGCCAACCCCAAGCCGTATGGCAACCCCAACAACAGCCCTCTAGAAGCAGATGGCTCTGACTTCCCTTGTAAGGGCAAGGTCAACGATGGATCAGGTGACAATGTTTACAAGCAGGGCAGCACACAGGAGCTCTCTTTCATCGGCCAAGCTGTTCATGGTGGAGGTTCATGCCAGGTCTCTATCACCACCGACAAGAACCCTACCAAGGACTCTGTGTGGAAGGTGATCAAATCTATCGAGGGAGGCTGCCCCTCCAGAACAGCAACCGGTAACCTGGGTGGTAACGCTGATGCCCCCAACCCCGACAAGTATGATTTCACCATCCCCAAGGAGTTGGCTGCTGGCGAGTACACTCTTGCCTGGACATGGTTCAATCACGTTGGTAACCGTGAGATGTACATGAACTGTGCTGCTATTACTGTTGAGGGCTCAGGTGGGTCCAAGGACCTCTTGAACTCACTCCCCGACATGTTTGTTGCCAATATTGGTAACAAATGTGAGACCCTTCCCGACACCGATCTTGCTTTCCCCAACCCTGGAAAAGATGTGAGCAAGCTCAAGTCGAAACTTGAAGGACCATCAGGCACTGGATGCCAGAAggctggctctggctctggctctggctctggcggCTCCGACGGAGGCTCTGATGGAGGCGACTCTCAGCCTTCTACTCCTGTGGCTGCTCCTACTACCAACAACGGCGCTCAGCCCACTCAACCCGCCCCTACACCCGCCCCTAGTGCTGGCAATGGCTCAGGCGCCGGATCTGGTTCTGGTGATGGCTCAAATGGTACTCCTGAGATCCCTGGTGGTGCCTTCATTACCGTTTCTCAGCCTTCCGCCTCCCAGCCTACCGCCACCCAAGCACCTGCCACCCCTGAAACTCCCACGgatggttctggttctggcgAAGGCTCGGGCTCCGGTGATGGTAACCAGGACGGTGGCTCGGGCTCTGGCAGCGGTGGTTTTGCTGCTGGGACTGCTTGTACAAACGAAGGCGAATGGAACTGCATCGGTGGCTCGACTTTCCAGCGCTGTGCCAGTGGCGCCTGGACTGCTACTCAGCAGCTCTCTTCAGGCGTCAGCTGTACTCCTGGCCAAGGCGCTGATATCTCTATGACCACGAAGCGAGGCAAGCGGAACATGCGTCGAGCTCAACGTGCATGA
- a CDS encoding hypothetical protein (EggNog:ENOG41), which produces MSFLTENVIRRVVLAPRVIAFQAPRTFTTSFALQRTATDAVKDTAKKVDRVVSDKIVDGIEAGENVASKAKDVAQDVTGGSATGKAQELRGEAAGKAQELKGEAKGAAEQAKGKVKGAAEEVKGKL; this is translated from the exons ATGTCTTTCCTCACAGAGAACGTCATCCGCCGTGTCGTCCTCGCACCTCGCGTTATCGCCTTCCAGGCTCCTCGAACATTCACCACAAGCTTTGCTTTGCAGCGAACTGCCACagatgctgtcaaggacaCTGCCAAGAAGGTTGATCGTGTTGTGAGCGACAAGATTGTCGACGGCATTGAGGCTGGCG AAAACGTTGCCTCGAAGGCCAAGGATGTTGCCCAGGATGTGACTGGTGGCAGCGCCACTGGAAAGGCACAAGAGCTCCGGGGAGAGGCTGCTGGCAAGGCTCAGGAGCTCAAGGGTGAAGCCAAGGGCGCTGCTGAGCaggccaagggcaaggtgAAGGGTGCGgctgaggaggtcaagggCAAGTTGTAA
- a CDS encoding hypothetical protein (EggNog:ENOG41~BUSCO:EOG09262MFL), whose protein sequence is MPLRKQLKDEAKKAKKQGKKKPKGDSQTVHGWELTVGIEIHAQLNTARKLFSPAVTSFNDEPNSHVALFDVAMPGSQPLFQKETLIPALRAALALNCEVQEVSRFDRKHYFWWDQPSGYQITQYYEPFAKNGHITLLARDGISPQDGESVTIGIKQVQLEQDTAKTLAQAGKVQWLDFNRVGVPLIEIITEPELHHPRTAAVLVRKIQMLLNTVDACVSGMETGGLRADVNVSVRRTDGSNPSLGTRTEIKNLSTIKAVEDAIIAERDRQIRELEAGRSIPSETRGWSIGSTETRRLRGKEGEVDYRYMPDPDIAPLVIGNDLVGHLRQSLAVTPDSELDALIARFGLTAKDALSLINLENGSRVQYYYKVLHSIQGKFSEDFSEAEMPEFKSYSALVGNWIIHELGRLTTYKAGPLAARDLTFTPQGDCEQVPDSDLSQLLYHLIRKQITGKVAKELLFAIYLKEIEGGVTQAITENDLWFNEIPEEEYEQLADEAMEGEHKILEEFASSETFPQGKLMFLVGKMMRLGPTERIVPANAERVMRAKVEGLRDR, encoded by the coding sequence ATGCCTTTACggaagcagctcaaggatgaagccaagaaggccaagaagcaaggcaaaaagaagccaaagggTGATTCTCAAACTGTTCATGGCTGGGAATTGACCGTTGGTATCGAGATTCACGCTCAATTGAACACTGCCCGCAAGTTATTCTCGCCAGCTGTCACATCTTTCAACGATGAACCCAATAGCCATGTTGCTCTTTTCGATGTTGCTATGCCAGGAAGCCAGCCCTTATTCCAAAAGGAAACCTTAATTCCCGCTTTGCgtgcagccttggccttgaactGCGAAGTCCAAGAGGTCAGTCGATTTGACCGAAAACACTATTTCTGGTGGGATCAGCCCTCTGGATACCAGATCACTCAATACTATGAGCCCTTTGCCAAGAATGGACATATTACGCTTCTAGCTCGAGATGGAATTTCTCCTCAAGATGGCGAAAGTGTGACGATCGGAATCAAGCAGGTTCAGCTCGAGCAGGATACTGCCAAGACGCTGGCTCAGGCTGGCAAGGTTCAATGGCTCGACTTCAACCGTGTTGGTGTTCCTCTTATTGAGATTATTACTGAGCCCGAACTTCACCACCCTCGTACTGCTGCCGTCCTTGTGCGAAAGATTCAGATGCTGTTGAATACCGTCGATGCCTGCGTATCGGGTATGGAAACAGGAGGTCTGCGAGCTGATGTCAACGTTTCTGTTCGACGAACTGATGGATCAAACCCATCTCTCGGCACAAGAACCGAAATCAAGAACTTGAGTACCATCAAAGCGGTTGAGGACGCTATCATTGCAGAGCGTGACCGTCAAATCCGCGAGTTAGAAGCCGGACGCTCTATTCCCAGTGAAACTCGCGGTTGGTCTATAGGGTCTACTGAAACACGGCGACTGCGTGGAAAAGAGGGCGAAGTTGACTATCGATATATGCCAGACCCTGATATCGCGCCTCTTGTCATTGGAAACGACCTTGTAGGCCACTTGCGTCAGTCCCTGGCTGTCACTCCTGATTCGGAGCTGGACGCTCTGATTGCCCGATTTGGCCTTACGGCCAAGGATGCGTTGTCTCTGATTAACCTGGAGAATGGCTCACGTGTTCAATACTACTATAAGGTCCTTCACTCCATCCAGGGCAAGTTTTCGGAAGATTTCAGCGAGGCCGAGATGCCCGAGTTCAAGAGCTATTCTGCTCTGGTGGGTAACTGGATCATACACGAACTTGGCCGTCTGACTACCTACAAGGCTGGCCCACTTGCAGCCCGAGATCTGACGTTCACGCCACAAGGAGACTGTGAGCAAGTTCCTGACTCAGACCTGTCACAGCTCCTCTATCATCTGATACGCAAACAAATCACGGGCAAAGTTGCCAAGGAACTTCTCTTTGCCATCTATCTAAAGGAGATCGAAGGTGGAGTCACTCAGGCAATTACAGAGAACGATTTGTGGTTCAACGAGATTCCTGAAGAGGAATATGAGCAGTTGGCTGATGAGGCCATGGAAGGAGAGCACAAGATCTTAGAAGAGTTCGCTAGCTCTGAGACATTTCCTCAGGGCAAGCTCATGTTCCTTGTGGGAAAGATGATGCGACTCGGACCTACTGAGCGCATTGTTCCTGCAAATGCTGAACGTGTCATGAGGGCAAAGGTAGAGGGTCTTCGAGACCGGTGA
- a CDS encoding hypothetical protein (EggNog:ENOG41), producing the protein MSSWETTALRLQGNVTTDSTPSSLDKSLPLLPKRNAKARTTTGVKEVSSEEKSHGTKGWKPLSLSTPMLLAMIALTILLAVAVETLAQRSTAQGGLALSPSLDAMPAYAKFSYLYVPTIIAVLYSMLWSWIDLDVKRMQPWFELSKREGATAEDSLFLDYQYEFVALVPFKAAKRKHWPVFFGGTAMVIVFWALTPLQSALLGTGIVKQTDMTSLANRSQLLPVAEHVEVLDPEFLNTGYAIGWLGQQFPAFTTADYALLPFYPNTNPKLANVRKHTTVSLNMTAETTKLWTELNCWPAEIARIGVRHQEQFSFLNGQGCNTTAGFGARNETRMFYIGYFTSPYSDFQIANPNCGRTPDSIHQFLAIWGKAIPVDWDPSPTFNISAMFCQPQYFKQRVLATVNANTFEPDSKSIKELGPRETLSDNEFNRTAFEYLLANGMAETPILKDYPFNAVVEQHPRLNHTNITFPVSNMVGFALAGKDLDKDQYVHHDVLHKAYNDAHKYLFSVATTTILKNSTKFSNNTVMVEYYMTGIIVSRAFATAVECFLLVVTIFTGFVLWFSRAAPSNLPVNPSSIRRYIDFFSNSPDALSAFKLMDHADDEGLLEDFKMDGFQCYGISVVSEAPRVFAKWFA; encoded by the exons atgtCGAGTTGGGAGACGACAGCCCTTCGGCTGCAGGGCAATGTGACCACcgactcaacaccaagctcctTGGACAAGAGTCTACCACTACTACCAAAAAGAAACGCCAAGGCTAGGACAACTACAGGTGTAAAGGAGGTATCTTCGGAAGAGAAGAGCCATGGGACGAAAGGATGGAAACCACTTTCGCTTTCGACGCCGATGTTACTCGCTATGATCGCACTTACGATCCTTCTCGCTGTCGCCGTCGAGACATTAGCACAACGTAGTACAGCACAAGGTGGTCTCGCTCTCTCACCTTCTCTCGATGCTATGCCCGCGTATGCCAAATTTAGCTATCTTTATGTGCCGACTATTATTGCTGTGTTATACAGTATGCTTTGGAGCTGGATCGATCTGGACGTCAAGAGGATGCAGCCATGGTTCGAATTGTCAAAACGCGAAGGCGCCACAGCTGAGGACTCCCTTTTCCTGGACTACCAATATGAGTTTGTGGCTCTGGTTCCTTTCAAAGCAGCAAAGAGGAAACATTGGCCTGTCTTCTTTGGGGGTACTGCCATGGTTATCGTCTTTTGGGCCCTCACGCCCCTTCAGAGCGCTCTGCTTGGTACAGGGATTGTAAAGCAGACCGACATGACCTCGCTCGCCAACAgatctcaacttcttcctgTCGCTGAACATGTCGAGGTCCTAGATCCCGAGTTTCTCAACACCGGATACGCTATAGGCTGGCTTGGTCAACAGTTCCCTGCTTTCACTACTGCTGATTATGCACTACTGCCTTTCTATCCAAACACAAACCCCAAGCTCGCTAACGTCAGGAAACACACAACAGTCTCACTAAATATGACTGCAGAAACGACAAAGCTTTGGACCGAGTTGAACTGTTGGCCAGCAGAAATCGCAAGAATAGGTGTCAGGCATCAAGAGCAATTCAGCTTCCTAAATGGACAGGGCTGTAATACTACTGCTGGCTTTGGGGCGAGGAACGAGACGAGGATGTTCTACATAGGCTACTTCACCAGCCCTTACTCGGACTTTCAGATTGCGAACCCAAATTGTGGACGAACTCCTGATTCAATCCATCAGTTTCTAGCTATATGGGGCAAAGCTATCCCAGTTGATTGGGACCCTTCGCCTACTTTCAACATATCTGCCATGTTCTGCCAGCCTCAGTACTTCAAGCAAAGAGTTCTCGCAACAGTCAACGCCAATACATTTGAGCCAGACAGCAAGTCCATCAAAGAATTGGGTCCACGAGAAACACTTTCCGACAATGAATTTAACAGGACTGCTTTTGAGTATCTCTTGGCAAATGGCATGGCGGAGACCCCGATTTTAAAGGACTATCCCTTCAATGCGGTGGTTGAACAACATCCTCGACTAAACCATACCAATATCACGTTCCCAGTCTCTAACATGGTTGGTTTTGCGTTGGCGGGAAAGGATCTAGACAAGGACCAATACGTACATCACGATGTGCTGCACAAAGCATACAATGATGCTCACAAATATCTCTTTTCTGTGGCTACGACGACGATTTTGAAAAACTCAACAAAATTCTCTAACAATACCGTCATGGTCGAGTATTACATGACAGGGATTATAGTCAGTCGGGCTTTTGCTACGGCAGTCGAATGCTTTCTGCTCGTTGTAACGATATTCACGGGCTTTGTTCTATGGTTTTCCCGGGCTGCACCAAGTAACCTACCAGTAAACCCATCCTCGATAAGGCGATAcatcgacttcttcagcaacagccCAGACGCGCTCAGTGCATTCAAACTGATGGACCACGCGGATGACGAGGGACTCCTCGAGGACTTCAAAATGGATGGCTTTCA GTGCTATGGCATTTCTGTCGTTTCTGAAGCACCAAGAGTCTTCGCTAAATGGTTTGCTTGA
- a CDS encoding hypothetical protein (EggNog:ENOG41): MAPRLSQPVVTLRLLRRYYSSTTEPLIRVTNLPAPNTGHIRILELNRPSARNAISRALLANLRAEIDALHSQYGPNGEELPLQKRFGGAAGADEKGPTRAVVLASAVDTSFCAGADLKERKGMSQGETAEFLTNLRNTLTSLSSLPIPTISAISSVALGGGLELALSTHFRVLSSNATVGLPETRLGIIPGAGGTHRLPALIGLSRARDLILTGRRVGAPEAYFLGIADRLVEVVPEDERDGSDVLGEARKAALSEAVRLAQEICEGGPIGVRAALQAVAWAREEVENKMYERVVNTEDRNEALKAFQEKRKPIFTGR, from the exons ATGGCACCTCGTCTCTCCCAACCGGTAGTGACCCTTCGTCTTCTCAGACGTTACTACTCCTCTACCACCGAACCTCTCATCCGCGTAACGAACCTCCCCGCACCAAACACCGGCCATATTCGCATTCTTGAGCTTAACCGCCCGTCTGCGCGAAATGCCATTTCAAGGGCTCTTCTAGCGAATCTTCGCGCCGAGATCGATGCTTTACATAGTCAATATGGGCCCAATGGCGAAGAACTGCCACTGCAGAAGCGTTTTGGTGGTGCAGCTGGCGCAGATGAGAAGGGTCCTACGAGAGCTGTTGTGCTGGCTAGTGCTGTTGATACATCGTTTTGCGCTGGCGCGGACCTCAAGGAGCGTAAGGGAATGAGCCAGGGAGA AACTGCTGAATTTCTCACAAATCTTCGCAACACCCTCACATCTCTATCCAGCCTTCCCATCCCTACCATCTCGGCCATCTCCTCAGTCGCACTCGGCGGCGGACTTGAGCTCGCCCTCTCTACACACTTTCGCGTTCTGAGTTCCAATGCAACGGTCGGTCTTCCTGAGACCCGTCTAGGCATCATCCCCGGCGCCGGCGGCACCCACCGTCTTCCCGCTCTCATCGGCCTCTCCCGCGCCCGCGATCTGATCCTGACCGGCCGTCGCGTTGGCGCTCCTGAGGCATACTTTCTAGGTATTGCCGACCGGCTTGTTGAGGTCGTACCCGAGGACGAGCGTGATGGCTCAGATGTTCTTGGCGAGGCCAGAAAAGCAGCGTTGAGTGAAGCTGTGAGATTGGCGCAGGAGATTTGCGAAGGAGGGCCAATCGGTGTGAGGGCTGCTCTTCAGGCTGTAGCATGGGCAagggaagaggttgagaacaAGATGTATGAGCGAGTCGTCAATACCGAGGATAGAAACGAAGCCCTCAAGGCGTTccaggagaagaggaagcctaTTTTCACTGGCCGATAA